A genomic region of Apus apus isolate bApuApu2 chromosome 24, bApuApu2.pri.cur, whole genome shotgun sequence contains the following coding sequences:
- the RPL36 gene encoding 60S ribosomal protein L36 — MAIRYPMAVGLNKGYKVTKNVSKPRQCRRRGRLTKHTKFVRDMIREVCGFAPYERRAMELLKVSKDKRALKFIKKRVGTHIRAKRKREELSNVLAAMRKAAAKKD; from the exons ATGGCGATCCGCTACCCCATGGCCGTGGGCCTCAACAAGGGCTACAAGGTGACGAAGAACGTGTCCAAGCCCAGGCAGTGCCGCCGCCGCGGG CGTCTGACCAAACACACCAAGTTTGTGCGAGACATGATCAGGGAGGTCTGTGGCTTCGCACCCTATGAGAGACGTGCCATGGAATTGCTGAAGGTTTCCAAGGACAAACGTGCTCTGAAGTTCATCAAGAAGAGG GTTGGCACTCACATTCGGGCCAAGCGAAAGCGGGAGGAGCTCAGCAATGTCCTGGCAGCCATGAGGAAAGCTGCTGCCAAGAAGGATTGA